One genomic window of Nitrosomonas sp. Is35 includes the following:
- a CDS encoding type I secretion system permease/ATPase — protein sequence MNFKFKAPQNEIAQVLTGFKKTFRNIGVFSAVINMLMLMPAIYMLQLYDSVLTSRNEMTLLMLTLIMLGAYIFMGALEFVRSFVLIRVGAQLDMKLNKRVYTAAFEESLKKGDSNAGQALKDLTNLRQFLTGNALFAFFDAPWFPIYLFVIFMFHPILGVFALCGTVILIALAYINEKISHKPLAEANSMSIASSNIASNNLRNAEVIEAMGMLPNLQARWYKLHRRFLNLQAEASEKSGIVTALSKSCTVALQSLMLGLGALLVLDNSITPGMMIAGSILLGRAIAPVQLLISVWKQIGGTRSAYERLTQLLEQNPERTAGMALPKPLGVIAVENVTAAPPGSKVPVIKGLNFSLAAGEVLGIIGPSGSGKSTLARLLVGVWPAAAGKVRLDGADVYLWNKDELGPHIGYLPQDIELFAGTVSENIARFGEINAEKVILAARRAGVHDMILNMPEGYDTHLGDGGAGLSGGQKQRIGLARAMYDDPSLIVLDEPNSNLDDIGEQALLAAITDLRIRGKTIVLITHRTSILSVTTKLLLLQDGAAKIFGPTNQVVEALAKQQQAHQAQLAQKKAGQQAAQNPAPPTTPAADSQTG from the coding sequence ATGAATTTCAAATTTAAAGCGCCTCAGAATGAAATTGCGCAGGTACTGACCGGCTTTAAGAAGACCTTTAGAAACATTGGTGTTTTTAGTGCAGTCATCAACATGCTGATGCTCATGCCGGCCATTTACATGCTGCAACTGTATGACAGCGTACTGACCAGCCGCAATGAAATGACTCTGTTGATGCTGACATTGATCATGTTAGGCGCCTACATTTTCATGGGCGCGCTGGAATTCGTCCGCAGCTTTGTATTGATCCGTGTCGGCGCGCAACTCGACATGAAGTTGAACAAGCGCGTTTACACCGCCGCCTTTGAGGAAAGCCTCAAAAAAGGCGATAGCAACGCCGGGCAAGCTTTAAAAGATCTGACTAATCTACGGCAGTTCCTGACCGGCAATGCCTTGTTCGCTTTTTTTGACGCACCATGGTTTCCGATTTATTTGTTCGTGATATTCATGTTTCATCCCATTCTGGGAGTTTTCGCTTTATGCGGCACAGTCATATTGATTGCATTAGCGTACATCAATGAGAAGATCTCGCATAAACCGCTAGCCGAAGCTAATTCGATGTCGATTGCGTCCAGCAATATCGCCTCCAACAATTTACGCAATGCCGAAGTCATCGAAGCGATGGGCATGCTGCCTAATCTCCAAGCGCGCTGGTATAAGCTGCATCGCCGTTTTCTCAATCTGCAAGCCGAGGCCAGCGAGAAATCAGGTATTGTCACCGCGCTGTCGAAATCGTGTACCGTCGCATTACAGTCGCTGATGCTGGGATTAGGCGCTTTATTGGTGCTGGATAACAGCATCACGCCGGGCATGATGATCGCCGGTTCAATTCTGTTGGGCAGAGCCATCGCGCCGGTACAGTTACTCATCAGTGTGTGGAAGCAAATTGGCGGCACCCGCAGCGCTTATGAGCGTCTGACACAATTGCTCGAACAGAATCCGGAGCGAACGGCTGGCATGGCGCTGCCTAAACCGCTCGGCGTGATTGCGGTGGAAAATGTCACCGCAGCTCCACCCGGCAGTAAAGTTCCCGTCATCAAGGGATTGAATTTCTCCCTCGCCGCCGGTGAAGTGCTTGGCATTATCGGCCCGAGCGGATCGGGGAAATCAACTCTGGCGCGCTTATTGGTCGGTGTGTGGCCGGCAGCGGCGGGGAAGGTCCGCTTGGATGGCGCCGATGTTTATCTGTGGAACAAGGATGAATTGGGTCCGCATATCGGTTATCTGCCGCAGGATATCGAACTCTTCGCTGGCACGGTTTCGGAAAATATCGCCCGTTTTGGCGAAATCAATGCGGAAAAAGTTATTCTGGCAGCCAGACGCGCCGGGGTTCATGACATGATCCTGAATATGCCGGAAGGTTACGACACGCATCTGGGTGACGGCGGCGCCGGTCTTTCCGGCGGACAAAAACAACGCATCGGCTTGGCGCGCGCCATGTATGATGATCCATCCCTGATTGTTCTCGATGAGCCCAATTCAAACCTGGACGATATTGGAGAACAGGCGCTTCTGGCAGCCATCACCGATCTGCGCATACGCGGCAAAACCATCGTGTTGATCACACACCGCACCAGTATTCTCAGTGTAACCACAAAATTGCTGCTATTGCAGGACGGCGCAGCAAAAATATTCGGGCCGACCAATCAAGTGGTGGAGGCGCTCGCAAAGCAACAACAAGCGCATCAGGCGCAGCTGGCGCAAAAGAAAGCCGGGCAGCAAGCTGCGCAAAATCCAGCACCTCCAACCACGCCTGCGGCCGACTCTCAAACCGGCTAA
- a CDS encoding multicopper oxidase domain-containing protein, which translates to MKLNISGLNFKTMMTLVLFSVLWFAGNTFAATHDIHLSANTLPNGQYAFKMEKHTSSDGPTPLYPAEATIPGPTVFVKKGDILNVTLTNNIQLPGGTQFKVGLTVGSIEVAYGEARTYTYTANDVGTFAYGDESSHLLGLFGALVVDHADGSVQDFVDEIGNRVATKRSDVDKEFVMFMVGSTFWGSETVNGVQRPLWTNPTLGAVQDDIVRFHILSVGPGHTWHLHAHRWPDNNNSDSIIDVKLLKDTLDSHSFTIKAGAGVGTGHWQYHCHLVSHMEAGMAGKFHVAAKGESGDSLAGASPSGKIFLNPTASVPGLVTFEISDEPGQFFRSVRSDILSPITKTRSLEIIPPGSSVHFIMSDTNAVHTITSLLWPSDANDTDHGDHRVIPFSQTKAYKGGAILQLDVPGLYVFTCKIHPYMFGAVIVDDPATDGLDLGESIDIVTGINNLPTSSDLATRLLRTFFVATTQENWQNYTSPNPWHPEYPSVDVRITGGAVANLKTVLESRYGQDIKLASLFNPATPGVGEVWINTQFEKTAGKTKPGTITVLDASTWKIKRKIALPEINMNHPHNMWSNSDQTIVFQTQWFDNKLTFINREDGKLINNIQIGNTPSHVVTLPTNDDLTVAINGENGVRIIPAGTMSPQPMIMTQLPGQTAAAPHGHWVTPDGKLIVTPNVNTSDIGLYDTTTGGIVARTPAGGIFPAAPHPLAVGVSVDKVYTTNLLDHSMNVSDFSGKLLKTINLIADYDPVSPTGPDTVKDRDGDGLATVGVLPIQTPVDPTGRVVVTANTGGSITIIDTKLDKVVAMLPCDPGCHGANFGAKLGGGYYAYVTSKFSNQLIVVDVDLDNPANSKIAGRISLVADRSVPTDDTVTKLAGTGGQGVYAIPNIYNGWVQNLPDSWKTNLTASQLNPVP; encoded by the coding sequence ATGAAATTAAATATTTCAGGATTAAATTTTAAGACCATGATGACGCTTGTGTTGTTTTCTGTCTTATGGTTTGCCGGTAACACATTTGCAGCTACGCATGACATTCATCTATCCGCGAATACTCTCCCCAATGGACAGTATGCTTTTAAAATGGAAAAGCATACTAGCAGTGACGGCCCAACCCCGTTATATCCGGCTGAAGCAACGATTCCAGGCCCGACCGTATTTGTAAAAAAAGGCGATATCCTTAACGTAACACTGACCAACAATATTCAACTACCCGGTGGCACGCAATTCAAAGTTGGATTAACAGTTGGTAGCATTGAAGTTGCCTATGGCGAAGCAAGAACCTACACTTACACCGCAAATGATGTGGGTACCTTTGCTTATGGTGACGAATCTTCGCATTTGCTTGGATTATTCGGTGCACTCGTTGTTGATCATGCCGATGGCTCGGTACAAGATTTCGTCGATGAAATCGGCAATCGCGTCGCAACAAAGCGCAGCGATGTGGATAAAGAATTTGTAATGTTCATGGTCGGCTCGACGTTCTGGGGATCGGAAACTGTCAATGGCGTACAAAGACCATTATGGACTAATCCTACTCTTGGAGCTGTACAGGATGACATTGTCAGGTTTCATATTCTTTCTGTAGGTCCCGGCCATACTTGGCATTTGCATGCGCATCGCTGGCCTGATAACAATAACAGCGATTCAATTATTGATGTGAAATTGCTGAAAGATACTTTAGACAGCCACTCTTTCACAATCAAAGCGGGCGCAGGGGTTGGAACCGGGCATTGGCAATATCACTGTCATCTGGTTTCGCATATGGAAGCTGGCATGGCTGGAAAATTTCATGTAGCCGCTAAAGGTGAATCGGGTGATAGTCTTGCTGGAGCTTCTCCTAGCGGCAAGATTTTTCTTAATCCAACTGCCAGTGTACCCGGTCTTGTAACCTTTGAGATCTCCGATGAGCCGGGGCAATTCTTCAGAAGTGTCCGCAGCGATATACTGAGTCCCATTACCAAAACTCGCTCACTGGAAATTATTCCTCCGGGTAGCAGTGTGCACTTCATTATGTCGGATACCAACGCTGTGCATACAATAACGTCGTTACTCTGGCCTAGCGATGCCAATGATACCGATCATGGTGATCATCGTGTTATACCATTCAGTCAAACCAAGGCTTATAAAGGTGGCGCTATTTTGCAGCTGGATGTGCCGGGTCTATATGTATTTACCTGCAAGATACATCCTTACATGTTCGGTGCTGTGATCGTCGATGATCCTGCAACAGATGGGTTGGATTTGGGAGAATCGATCGATATCGTGACAGGTATCAATAACCTTCCGACCAGTAGTGATCTAGCAACCCGTTTACTCAGAACTTTCTTTGTCGCCACTACTCAGGAAAACTGGCAAAATTATACATCGCCCAACCCTTGGCATCCGGAATATCCGAGTGTCGATGTTCGTATCACAGGAGGAGCGGTAGCAAATTTAAAAACGGTACTGGAGAGCCGGTACGGCCAGGACATAAAGCTAGCAAGTCTCTTTAATCCAGCTACGCCGGGTGTCGGAGAAGTATGGATTAATACACAGTTTGAGAAAACTGCCGGTAAAACGAAACCGGGCACGATTACGGTATTGGATGCCTCGACTTGGAAAATCAAGCGAAAAATCGCTTTGCCTGAAATTAATATGAATCATCCCCACAACATGTGGAGTAATAGCGATCAGACCATCGTCTTTCAGACACAATGGTTTGATAATAAACTGACATTTATTAATCGCGAAGATGGCAAATTAATCAATAACATCCAGATTGGGAATACGCCATCGCATGTCGTAACTCTACCTACCAATGATGATCTTACTGTGGCTATTAACGGTGAAAATGGGGTTCGAATCATTCCAGCGGGGACAATGTCGCCTCAACCTATGATAATGACTCAGCTTCCAGGTCAAACAGCAGCAGCACCGCATGGTCACTGGGTTACACCGGATGGTAAGTTGATTGTGACACCCAATGTGAATACCTCTGACATTGGTCTCTACGATACAACGACCGGTGGTATCGTTGCAAGAACACCTGCGGGTGGTATTTTTCCTGCAGCACCTCACCCGCTTGCTGTTGGAGTCAGTGTGGATAAAGTCTATACGACTAATTTGTTGGATCATTCCATGAATGTTAGCGACTTTAGTGGAAAGCTACTGAAAACCATTAATCTTATCGCCGATTATGATCCTGTCAGTCCGACCGGTCCTGATACCGTCAAAGATCGTGATGGAGATGGTCTGGCCACAGTAGGCGTACTTCCTATCCAAACACCGGTTGATCCGACCGGCCGTGTGGTAGTAACTGCCAATACTGGCGGCTCAATCACAATCATTGATACGAAATTGGACAAAGTTGTTGCGATGCTGCCTTGTGATCCGGGGTGCCATGGAGCCAATTTCGGTGCAAAATTGGGCGGAGGTTACTATGCCTATGTGACAAGCAAGTTTTCAAATCAGTTGATTGTTGTCGACGTGGATTTGGATAATCCCGCCAATTCAAAAATAGCTGGGCGGATCTCGTTGGTTGCTGACAGGAGCGTGCCAACCGATGATACAGTCACGAAGCTAGCAGGTACGGGTGGTCAGGGTGTTTATGCAATTCCAAATATTTATAATGGATGGGTTCAAAATTTACCGGATTCATGGAAAACAAATTTGACCGCTTCTCAGCTTAATCCTGTTCCATAA
- a CDS encoding HlyD family type I secretion periplasmic adaptor subunit, which yields MKLAAEEKKTVIENVPADLSHQVDTDETLHTKLGWWIVLAGFGGFILWASFAPLDKGVPVPGTVTVASHLQAVQHQIGGIIDSILVKEGEHVAVGQVLVRMNDVQLKAQAEITRSQLYTARAVEARLLAERDGRKEITFPQDLLTSQHDPRIANNIITQNQLFTSRQLALHHEIAALEENIAGSRMQLRGLEASRASKNAQLKFLEEQLVNLRDLAQDSFVPRNRVLELERTYIQLTGEISAETGNIGRIQRQIAELEQRRIHRQQEYQKEVRQQLSDIKREIDSLSSRLSGQDFELANVEVKAPVDGFVVGMNVFTEGGVISPGFKLMDIVPSDDMLIITGQVPVHLIDRVHVDLPVDLIFSALNQKKTPNIPGTVTQVSADRLMDERSGLPFYNIKAKVTPEGMKKLTDQQIRAGMPVEIFIKTGERSLMSYLFKPILDRVHSALSEE from the coding sequence ATGAAGCTTGCAGCTGAAGAGAAAAAGACCGTTATTGAAAATGTTCCCGCCGATTTATCCCATCAGGTTGACACCGATGAGACACTCCATACCAAATTGGGCTGGTGGATCGTTCTGGCAGGCTTTGGCGGATTTATTCTATGGGCATCTTTCGCACCGCTGGATAAAGGCGTGCCGGTTCCCGGCACGGTCACGGTCGCCAGTCATCTGCAAGCGGTCCAGCATCAAATCGGCGGCATTATCGACAGCATTCTGGTGAAGGAAGGAGAGCATGTTGCGGTTGGCCAAGTTTTAGTCCGGATGAATGATGTTCAGCTCAAAGCACAAGCTGAAATCACCCGCAGTCAGCTGTATACCGCGCGCGCAGTGGAAGCGCGTCTATTGGCGGAGCGCGATGGCCGCAAGGAAATCACTTTTCCGCAGGACTTGCTCACATCCCAGCATGATCCGCGTATCGCCAATAACATCATCACTCAGAACCAATTATTCACATCGCGCCAGTTAGCCTTGCATCATGAAATCGCGGCACTGGAAGAAAATATTGCCGGCTCAAGAATGCAATTGCGCGGGCTGGAAGCATCCAGAGCCAGTAAAAATGCGCAATTGAAATTTCTGGAAGAGCAGCTTGTCAATCTGCGCGACTTGGCACAGGATAGTTTCGTCCCGCGCAATCGCGTGTTGGAACTCGAACGCACGTATATCCAATTGACCGGGGAGATTTCTGCGGAAACCGGCAATATCGGCCGCATCCAACGCCAAATAGCCGAATTGGAACAGCGGCGCATTCACCGCCAGCAGGAATACCAGAAAGAAGTGCGGCAACAGTTATCCGATATCAAGCGGGAAATTGATTCATTAAGCAGCCGCCTGAGCGGACAGGATTTTGAACTGGCTAACGTAGAAGTCAAAGCACCTGTCGACGGTTTTGTGGTCGGTATGAACGTTTTTACCGAAGGCGGTGTGATTAGCCCGGGATTTAAGCTCATGGATATCGTTCCGAGCGATGATATGCTGATCATCACCGGGCAAGTGCCGGTTCATCTGATTGACCGGGTGCACGTAGACCTTCCTGTCGATCTTATTTTTTCCGCGCTCAATCAAAAGAAAACCCCTAACATACCGGGCACCGTCACCCAAGTATCGGCGGATCGTCTTATGGATGAACGCAGCGGGCTTCCGTTTTATAATATCAAGGCCAAGGTTACACCGGAAGGCATGAAAAAGCTGACCGATCAACAAATACGCGCCGGCATGCCGGTGGAAATATTCATTAAAACCGGTGAACGCTCGCTGATGAGCTATCTCTTCAAACCGATCCTGGATCGCGTTCATTCGGCCTTGAGTGAAGAATGA
- a CDS encoding TolC family outer membrane protein → MTVMIDIRKILVMAGFFLSPISHGYAMSLLDAYEAALQHDPTYRSAYHENEAGQQAEAIGLASLLPNLSITHTQNRSSGTITGKTQTGQSVSDVVTFDSQISSLTLRQPLINLEAVASYRIGKAQANSSRAKFTGRSQQLIVRLVEAYVETLLAQDHVKLAEAQLTSLEELKRVNERMLIKGEGTTTDVLETQSKHAIAQARVIEANDELEGAQLKLEAIIGQKINQLDRLSDAFNTHAIQLQDYDNWYALALERNAELMTQRHAVTSGKEEIRKSFAGHTPRVDLVASLSKNNRGSFITRNQDAELGTIGVEVNFPLYAGGRVNALTAQAKANHARAEADLDAVTDKVLVELKKQYNLLKSGVKKIESLELAVKSAELLVDATEKSIRGGIRINLNLLDAQQQLYTAQRDLSQARFDYLLAYLRLQLAAGTLVLDDLRNIASYFKTNAY, encoded by the coding sequence ATGACGGTAATGATAGATATCCGTAAAATTTTAGTCATGGCCGGGTTTTTCTTGAGCCCGATCAGCCATGGTTATGCAATGAGCCTCTTAGATGCTTATGAAGCTGCATTGCAGCATGACCCGACTTATCGCTCAGCTTATCATGAAAATGAAGCCGGACAACAAGCCGAAGCCATCGGTTTAGCAAGCTTGCTGCCCAACCTTTCAATCACGCATACACAAAACAGAAGCTCAGGAACCATTACGGGTAAAACACAAACCGGTCAAAGTGTTTCTGACGTTGTTACTTTTGATAGTCAGATAAGCTCGTTGACTTTGCGTCAACCTTTGATCAATTTGGAAGCGGTTGCAAGCTATCGAATTGGAAAAGCACAAGCCAATTCCAGCCGGGCAAAATTTACCGGGCGCAGTCAGCAGCTCATTGTAAGGTTAGTAGAAGCTTATGTAGAAACATTGCTGGCACAAGATCATGTCAAGCTCGCAGAAGCACAGCTGACTTCCCTAGAAGAACTCAAACGCGTCAATGAGCGCATGTTAATCAAGGGCGAGGGAACAACGACCGATGTTTTGGAAACACAATCGAAACACGCCATTGCACAAGCACGTGTTATTGAAGCCAATGATGAGCTGGAAGGAGCCCAACTTAAACTTGAAGCCATCATCGGGCAAAAAATAAACCAGTTAGACCGATTGTCCGATGCATTTAATACGCACGCCATTCAGTTGCAAGATTATGACAATTGGTATGCTCTGGCGCTGGAACGCAATGCCGAGCTGATGACACAACGCCATGCGGTAACATCCGGTAAGGAGGAAATCAGAAAGAGTTTTGCCGGACATACACCACGCGTCGATTTAGTCGCCAGTTTATCCAAAAACAATAGAGGATCATTTATCACACGCAATCAAGATGCCGAGCTTGGCACAATCGGTGTTGAAGTCAACTTTCCTCTATATGCCGGCGGCCGTGTAAACGCCCTCACGGCTCAGGCTAAAGCGAATCACGCGCGTGCGGAAGCGGATCTCGACGCGGTAACCGACAAAGTACTGGTCGAATTGAAAAAACAATACAACCTGCTAAAAAGCGGCGTCAAAAAAATTGAATCATTGGAACTGGCCGTCAAGTCGGCCGAATTGCTCGTCGACGCGACAGAAAAAAGCATCCGTGGCGGTATCCGCATCAATTTAAATCTTTTGGATGCGCAACAACAACTGTATACCGCACAGCGCGATCTTTCACAGGCGCGGTTTGATTATCTACTGGCCTATCTGCGCTTGCAGTTAGCAGCAGGCACACTGGTACTGGATGATTTACGAAATATTGCCAGCTATTTTAAAACGAATGCGTATTGA
- a CDS encoding multicopper oxidase domain-containing protein, with the protein MKSKCQKEFPPNLDSSLCTPGTIRSNGYAKRIAIFGLLLAISCFIYISNVAAHNLHRIEMYAKKPHPDYEYLAYGMIRHEITDKNGLTTDITSRYSTAPIIPGPTIIMDEGDVAEITLYSEVPIPENADHVDLHENVSLHVHGVHYDIVSDGTLKYINLFKDEGATLVQSYTYRWDAAFGTAGTWAYHDHNMHTHNGAEDKGLYGALIVNPASRTVSIGQDGGITSVPLSSIAKDYILYVIDDAFVGTEIDNRTGQQTPIWVNPALSAQAGTNIRFHLIAMGTNFHQFKLPGYSWPDPATRTIIEEKAIGPLEKHVFAIKAGASSSYMDASFAGKAQNMTGSFTVNP; encoded by the coding sequence ATGAAAAGTAAGTGTCAGAAAGAATTTCCACCGAATTTAGACAGCTCGCTGTGTACTCCCGGAACAATTCGATCGAATGGCTATGCAAAACGGATTGCTATTTTTGGCTTACTGCTCGCGATCTCGTGCTTCATTTATATAAGCAATGTTGCAGCGCATAATCTCCATCGTATCGAGATGTATGCTAAAAAACCCCATCCAGATTATGAATATCTTGCTTATGGGATGATACGGCACGAAATTACAGATAAAAATGGCCTGACCACTGACATTACCTCCCGTTATAGTACGGCTCCTATCATCCCCGGCCCGACTATTATCATGGATGAAGGTGATGTAGCCGAAATCACACTTTATAGTGAAGTTCCTATCCCTGAAAACGCAGATCATGTCGATCTGCACGAGAATGTCAGTCTCCATGTACATGGTGTGCACTACGATATCGTCAGTGACGGTACGCTTAAATACATCAATTTATTTAAAGATGAAGGCGCAACATTGGTTCAGTCATATACATACCGCTGGGACGCTGCGTTCGGCACAGCCGGTACCTGGGCATATCATGATCACAATATGCATACCCACAATGGCGCGGAAGACAAAGGTCTGTACGGTGCTCTGATTGTCAATCCAGCATCGAGAACCGTATCTATTGGCCAAGACGGTGGTATTACCAGTGTTCCACTTTCAAGTATTGCTAAAGATTACATTTTATACGTCATAGACGATGCCTTTGTTGGAACAGAAATTGACAATCGCACAGGTCAACAAACGCCAATTTGGGTTAATCCGGCGCTATCGGCTCAGGCTGGAACAAATATCCGGTTTCATCTGATCGCAATGGGGACTAACTTTCATCAATTTAAACTGCCCGGTTATAGCTGGCCTGATCCGGCAACTCGGACCATTATTGAGGAAAAAGCAATCGGTCCACTTGAGAAACATGTTTTTGCTATTAAAGCTGGCGCTAGTTCCAGCTATATGGATGCATCTTTTGCGGGTAAAGCACAAAACATGACCGGTAGTTTCACTGTTAATCCCTAA